One part of the Streptomyces ferrugineus genome encodes these proteins:
- the smc gene encoding chromosome segregation protein SMC: MHLKALTLRGFKSFASATTLRFEPGITCVVGPNGSGKSNVVDALSWVMGEQGAKSLRGGKMEDVIFAGTTGRPPLGRAEVSLTIDNSDGALPIEYAEVTITRIMFRNGGSEYQINGDTCRLLDIQELLSDSGIGREMHVIVGQGQLDSVLHADPMGRRAFIEEAAGVLKHRKRKEKALRKLDAMQANLARVQDLTDELRRQLKPLGRQAAVARRAAVIQADLRDARLRLLADDLVRLREALQAEVADEAALKERKEAAEQELKKALQREALLEDEVRRLTPRLQRAQQTWYELSQLAERVRGTISLADARVKSATSAPPEERRGRDPEDMEREAARIREQEAELEAALEAAERALEDTVAHRAELERELAHEERRLKDVARAIADRREGLARLNGQVNAARSRAAAAQSEIERLAAARDEAQERAFAAQEEYEALKAEVDGLDADDAELAEQHEAAKRQLTEAEAALTAAREAATAAERGRAATQARHEALALGLRRKDGTGALLGAKDRLTGLLGPAAELLTVTPGYEVPLAAAFGAAADAIAVTSTSAAADAIRLLRKQDGGRASLLLGGAPEDTGTAAHPRGAGLDQYAAPPRGATSHDEPADARRPYAADLVRAPSDLMPAVHRLLHGIVVVDTLEDAEDLVHAHPHLTAVTAEGDLLGAHFAHGGSAGAPSLLEVQASVDEAAAELEELAVRCEQLTEAQHTAAERRKASAALVEELGERRRAADREKSSVAQQLGRLAGQARGAAGEAERSVAAAARAQEALDKALQDVEELAERLAVAEEMPVEEEPDTSARDRLAADGANARQTEMEARLQVRTHEERVKGLAGRADSLDRAARAERDARARAEQRRARLRHEAAVAQAVASGARQLLAHVEVSVARAEEERGAAEAAKARREQELAAARNEGRDLKAELDKLTDSVHRGEVLGAEKRMRIEQLETKALEELGVEPAGLVSEYGPHQLVPPSPPAEGEQLPEDPEHPRNQPRPFVRAEQEKRLKATERAYQQLGKVNPLALEEFAALEERHQFLSEQLEDLKKTRADLLQVVKEVDERVEQVFTEAYRDTAREFEGVFSRLFPGGEGRLILTDPDNMLTTGVDVEARPPGKKVKRLSLLSGGERSLTAVAMLVSIFKARPSPFYVMDEVEAALDDTNLQRLIRIMQELQEASQLIVITHQKRTMEVADALYGVSMQGDGVSKVISQRLR, translated from the coding sequence GTGCACCTCAAGGCCCTGACCCTCCGAGGGTTCAAGTCGTTCGCCTCGGCGACCACGCTCCGGTTCGAGCCGGGCATCACGTGTGTCGTCGGACCGAACGGCTCGGGCAAGTCCAACGTCGTGGACGCGCTCAGCTGGGTCATGGGCGAGCAGGGCGCCAAGTCGTTGCGCGGCGGCAAGATGGAGGACGTCATCTTCGCCGGCACCACGGGGCGTCCGCCGCTGGGCCGCGCCGAGGTGTCGCTGACCATCGACAACTCCGACGGGGCGCTGCCCATCGAGTACGCCGAGGTCACCATCACGCGGATCATGTTCCGCAACGGCGGCAGCGAGTACCAGATCAACGGCGACACCTGCCGCCTCCTCGACATCCAGGAGTTGCTGTCCGACTCCGGCATCGGCCGCGAGATGCACGTCATCGTCGGCCAGGGCCAGCTCGACTCCGTCCTGCACGCCGACCCCATGGGCCGCCGCGCCTTCATCGAGGAGGCCGCGGGCGTCCTCAAGCACCGCAAGCGCAAGGAGAAGGCGCTGCGGAAGCTGGACGCGATGCAGGCCAACCTCGCGCGCGTGCAGGATCTGACCGATGAGCTCCGAAGGCAGCTCAAGCCCCTGGGGCGGCAGGCCGCCGTGGCCCGGCGGGCCGCCGTCATCCAGGCCGACCTGCGCGACGCCCGGCTCCGCCTCCTCGCCGACGATCTCGTACGGCTGCGGGAGGCGCTCCAGGCCGAGGTCGCCGACGAGGCCGCGCTGAAGGAGCGCAAGGAGGCCGCCGAGCAGGAGCTGAAGAAGGCGCTCCAGCGTGAGGCCCTCCTGGAGGACGAGGTGCGCCGGCTCACCCCGCGCCTGCAGCGGGCCCAGCAGACCTGGTACGAGCTGTCCCAGCTCGCCGAGCGGGTGCGCGGCACCATCTCGCTGGCCGACGCGCGCGTGAAGAGCGCCACCTCCGCACCGCCGGAGGAACGCCGGGGCCGCGACCCCGAGGACATGGAGCGCGAGGCCGCCCGCATCCGCGAGCAGGAGGCCGAGCTGGAGGCGGCCCTGGAGGCGGCCGAGCGTGCCCTGGAGGACACCGTCGCCCACCGCGCCGAACTGGAGCGGGAGCTCGCCCACGAAGAGCGCCGCCTGAAGGACGTCGCCCGCGCCATCGCCGACCGCCGCGAGGGTCTCGCCCGGCTGAACGGGCAGGTCAACGCGGCCCGTTCGCGTGCCGCCGCCGCCCAGTCCGAGATAGAGCGCCTGGCGGCCGCACGGGACGAGGCCCAGGAGCGGGCCTTCGCCGCGCAGGAGGAGTACGAGGCACTGAAGGCCGAGGTCGACGGCCTCGACGCCGACGACGCGGAACTCGCCGAACAGCACGAGGCGGCCAAGCGGCAGCTCACGGAGGCCGAGGCCGCCCTGACCGCGGCCCGCGAGGCGGCCACGGCGGCGGAACGAGGGCGTGCGGCGACGCAGGCCCGCCACGAGGCTCTCGCGCTCGGCCTGCGCCGCAAGGACGGCACGGGCGCGCTGCTGGGCGCGAAGGACCGGCTCACGGGGTTGCTGGGCCCGGCGGCGGAGCTGCTGACGGTGACACCGGGTTACGAGGTCCCGCTGGCGGCGGCCTTCGGGGCGGCGGCGGACGCGATCGCGGTCACATCGACCTCTGCGGCGGCCGATGCGATCAGGCTGCTGCGGAAACAGGACGGGGGCCGGGCGTCGCTGCTGCTGGGTGGTGCGCCGGAAGACACCGGGACGGCGGCCCACCCAAGGGGCGCGGGGCTGGATCAATATGCGGCTCCGCCGCGGGGCGCGACCAGCCACGACGAACCCGCAGACGCCCGACGACCATACGCGGCAGACCTGGTCCGCGCCCCCTCCGACCTCATGCCCGCCGTACACCGCCTCCTCCACGGCATCGTCGTGGTCGACACCCTCGAAGACGCCGAAGACCTCGTCCACGCCCACCCCCACCTCACCGCCGTAACCGCCGAAGGCGACCTCCTCGGCGCCCACTTCGCGCACGGCGGCTCCGCAGGCGCCCCCAGCCTCCTCGAAGTACAGGCCTCCGTGGACGAGGCCGCCGCCGAGCTGGAAGAGCTGGCCGTCCGCTGCGAGCAGCTCACCGAGGCCCAGCACACCGCCGCCGAGCGCCGCAAGGCATCCGCCGCGCTCGTCGAGGAGCTAGGAGAGCGCCGCCGCGCGGCCGACCGGGAGAAGTCGTCCGTCGCCCAGCAGCTCGGCCGGCTGGCAGGCCAGGCAAGGGGCGCGGCCGGCGAGGCGGAGCGCTCCGTCGCCGCCGCCGCGCGTGCGCAGGAGGCGCTCGACAAGGCGCTCCAGGACGTCGAGGAGCTGGCCGAGCGGCTGGCCGTGGCCGAGGAGATGCCGGTCGAGGAGGAGCCGGACACCTCGGCACGGGACCGGCTCGCCGCCGACGGCGCCAACGCCCGCCAGACCGAGATGGAGGCCCGCCTCCAGGTCCGTACGCACGAAGAACGCGTCAAGGGACTCGCCGGCCGCGCCGACTCCCTCGACCGCGCCGCCCGAGCGGAGCGAGACGCACGCGCGCGTGCCGAGCAGCGGCGGGCCCGGCTGCGCCACGAGGCGGCCGTCGCGCAGGCCGTGGCCTCCGGTGCCCGGCAACTCCTCGCCCACGTCGAGGTCTCCGTCGCCCGTGCCGAGGAGGAGCGCGGCGCCGCCGAGGCCGCCAAGGCGCGGCGTGAGCAGGAGCTCGCCGCCGCGCGCAACGAGGGCCGCGACCTCAAGGCCGAACTCGACAAGCTGACCGACTCCGTGCACCGCGGCGAGGTCCTCGGCGCCGAGAAGCGGATGCGGATCGAGCAGCTGGAGACCAAGGCGCTGGAGGAGCTGGGCGTGGAGCCGGCGGGGCTCGTCTCCGAGTACGGCCCGCATCAGCTCGTACCGCCGTCCCCGCCCGCCGAGGGCGAGCAGCTTCCCGAGGACCCCGAGCACCCCCGCAACCAGCCCCGGCCCTTCGTCCGGGCCGAGCAGGAGAAGCGGCTCAAGGCGACCGAGCGCGCCTACCAGCAGCTCGGCAAGGTCAACCCGCTCGCGCTGGAGGAGTTCGCGGCGCTGGAGGAACGGCACCAGTTCCTCAGTGAGCAGCTCGAGGACCTGAAGAAGACCCGCGCCGACCTGCTCCAGGTCGTCAAGGAGGTCGACGAGCGCGTCGAGCAGGTCTTCACCGAGGCGTACCGGGACACGGCCCGGGAGTTCGAAGGCGTCTTCAGCCGGCTGTTCCCGGGCGGCGAGGGCCGGCTGATCCTGACCGACCCCGACAACATGCTGACCACGGGTGTCGACGTCGAGGCGCGTCCGCCGGGCAAGAAGGTCAAGCGGCTGTCGCTGCTCTCGGGTGGTGAGCGCTCACTCACCGCCGTCGCGATGCTGGTGTCGATCTTCAAGGCCCGGCCGAGCCCGTTCTACGTCATGGACGAGGTCGAGGCCGCCCTCGACGACACCAACCTCCAGCGGCTGATCCGCATCATGCAGGAGCTGCAGGAGGCCTCGCAGCTGATCGTGATCACGCACCAGAAGCGCACGATGGAGGTCGCCGACGCGCTGTACGGCGTCTCCATGCAGGGCGACGGGGTGTCGAAGGTCATCAGCCAGCGGCTGCGCTGA
- a CDS encoding acylphosphatase, which translates to MSEDVRLVAWVRGRVQGVGFRWFTRAKALEIGGLSGFALNLDDGRVQVVAEGARDGCEGLLDWLQGDDTPGRVDGVTEIWDTPRGGYDGFAIR; encoded by the coding sequence ATGAGCGAGGATGTACGGCTGGTCGCCTGGGTGCGTGGACGCGTCCAAGGCGTGGGTTTTCGCTGGTTCACGCGGGCCAAGGCCCTCGAGATCGGCGGCCTGAGTGGTTTTGCTCTCAATTTGGACGACGGACGCGTCCAGGTGGTCGCCGAGGGGGCCCGTGACGGCTGTGAGGGACTGCTCGACTGGCTCCAGGGCGACGACACGCCCGGGCGGGTCGACGGTGTCACCGAGATCTGGGACACACCTCGCGGGGGCTACGACGGCTTCGCCATCCGTTGA
- a CDS encoding CAP domain-containing protein: MGRHRRSAAGRAATGRATGVTHTDGSYTEGHDPRDSYASDRPTRGIAPYLNPEAYAEAYAQSDAYLFATDDDYARLTDTTTFPAQETAAFRSVGFTPDVGSRRPGGTHRRRKKKAAAPVKTGLLGVSAAVALGTVAVATGVVPGLDNYQLGGGSGPDRVQAADTPTNTPAEQGGTSGSADRDGSGDATSRDVERPTSPAPSTSSAAPTKTPSKEPSATPSEKPKETPSRTATKAPAPQKTKEPQKERTSAPVQVSAEAAAAAEVLQLVNEERAQVGCSPVAANSSLTDLAQAFSEDMAERGFFDHTSPDGASPWDRAAKAGITDLGGENIARGQADAAAVMEAWMNSPGHKANILNCDFKTLGVGVHFGAGGPWWTQDFGY; encoded by the coding sequence ATGGGACGCCACCGACGCTCCGCCGCCGGCCGCGCCGCCACGGGCCGCGCCACGGGGGTCACACATACGGACGGCTCTTATACGGAGGGCCACGACCCACGCGACTCGTACGCGAGCGACCGGCCCACGAGAGGCATCGCGCCCTATCTGAACCCGGAGGCGTACGCCGAGGCCTACGCGCAGAGTGACGCCTACCTCTTCGCCACGGACGACGACTACGCCCGGCTCACCGACACCACGACCTTCCCGGCCCAGGAGACCGCAGCCTTCCGCAGCGTGGGCTTCACGCCCGACGTCGGCTCCCGGCGGCCCGGGGGCACACACCGCCGCCGCAAGAAGAAGGCCGCGGCTCCGGTGAAGACCGGGCTGCTCGGCGTCTCCGCCGCGGTGGCCCTCGGCACGGTCGCGGTCGCCACGGGCGTGGTGCCCGGCCTCGACAACTACCAGCTCGGCGGCGGCAGCGGGCCGGACCGGGTGCAGGCCGCCGACACCCCGACCAACACCCCCGCCGAGCAGGGCGGCACCTCCGGCAGCGCCGACCGGGACGGCAGCGGCGACGCGACCAGCCGCGACGTCGAGCGGCCCACCTCGCCGGCTCCGTCGACCTCGTCGGCCGCGCCGACGAAGACCCCGTCGAAGGAGCCGTCGGCGACGCCCAGCGAGAAGCCGAAGGAGACGCCTTCGCGCACGGCCACCAAGGCGCCGGCTCCGCAGAAGACCAAGGAGCCCCAGAAGGAGCGGACCAGCGCCCCGGTGCAGGTCTCCGCGGAGGCCGCCGCCGCGGCCGAGGTGCTGCAGCTGGTCAACGAGGAGCGCGCCCAGGTCGGCTGCAGCCCGGTCGCCGCCAACAGCTCGCTCACCGATCTGGCCCAGGCCTTCAGCGAGGACATGGCCGAGCGCGGCTTCTTCGACCACACCTCCCCCGACGGTGCCTCTCCGTGGGACCGCGCCGCGAAGGCCGGCATCACCGACCTCGGCGGCGAGAACATAGCCCGCGGCCAGGCCGACGCGGCGGCGGTGATGGAGGCCTGGATGAACAGCCCGGGTCACAAGGCCAACATCCTGAACTGCGACTTCAAGACCCTGGGCGTCGGCGTGCACTTCGGCGCCGGCGGGCCCTGGTGGACGCAGGACTTCGGGTACTAG
- a CDS encoding winged helix-turn-helix transcriptional regulator, with the protein MDTTQQRTEAPDLPYNVFAKACPSRGTLEHVTGRWGGLTLGALYEGSLRFNELRRRVDGVSEKMLSQTLHALERDGLVHREAQPTNPPRVDYELTPLGRGVAERLLSLIHFVEGRMDDVLESRRRYDDTRGAL; encoded by the coding sequence ATGGACACCACGCAGCAGCGCACGGAGGCACCGGACCTCCCGTACAACGTGTTCGCCAAGGCCTGCCCCTCGCGCGGCACGCTGGAGCACGTCACCGGCCGCTGGGGCGGACTCACGCTCGGCGCGCTGTACGAGGGCTCGCTGCGCTTCAACGAGCTGCGCCGCCGGGTCGACGGCGTCAGCGAGAAGATGCTGTCCCAGACGCTGCACGCCCTGGAGCGGGACGGCCTGGTGCACCGCGAGGCCCAGCCGACCAATCCACCGCGCGTCGACTACGAGCTGACGCCGCTCGGTCGCGGGGTCGCCGAGCGGCTGCTGAGCCTCATCCACTTCGTGGAGGGGCGGATGGACGACGTGCTCGAGTCGCGTCGGCGCTACGACGACACGCGCGGCGCCCTCTGA
- the mutM gene encoding bifunctional DNA-formamidopyrimidine glycosylase/DNA-(apurinic or apyrimidinic site) lyase yields the protein MPELPEVEVVRRGLERWVAHRTVADAEVLHPRAVRRHIAGPDDFAHRLKGHRVGVPSRRGKYLWLPLEDTAQSVLAHLGMSGQLLVQPQNAPDEKHLRIRVRFADALDTELRFVDQRTFGGLSLHDNTPDGLPDVIAHIARDPLDPLFDDEAFHQALRRKRSTIKRALLDQSLISGVGNIYADEALWRARLHYERPTATFTRPRSLELLGHVRDVMNAALAVGGTSFDSLYVNVNGESGYFDRSLDAYGREGLPCKRCGTPMRRRPWMNRSSYFCPKCQRAPRVSS from the coding sequence ATGCCCGAGTTGCCCGAGGTCGAGGTCGTCCGGCGCGGTCTGGAGCGGTGGGTCGCCCATCGGACCGTCGCCGACGCCGAGGTGCTGCACCCGCGTGCCGTACGCCGGCACATCGCCGGTCCGGACGACTTCGCGCACCGCCTCAAGGGCCACCGCGTCGGCGTGCCGAGCCGGCGCGGGAAGTACTTGTGGCTGCCCCTGGAGGACACCGCTCAGTCGGTCCTGGCGCACCTCGGCATGAGCGGTCAGCTGCTGGTCCAGCCGCAGAACGCGCCCGACGAGAAGCACCTCAGGATCCGGGTGCGGTTCGCGGACGCGCTCGACACCGAGCTGCGCTTCGTGGACCAACGCACCTTCGGCGGCCTGTCGTTGCACGACAACACCCCCGACGGCCTGCCCGACGTCATCGCGCACATCGCACGCGACCCGCTGGACCCGCTCTTCGACGACGAGGCCTTCCACCAGGCCCTGCGCCGTAAGCGCAGCACCATCAAACGGGCCCTGCTCGACCAGTCGTTGATCAGCGGCGTCGGCAACATCTACGCGGACGAGGCCCTTTGGCGTGCCCGCCTCCACTACGAGCGTCCGACCGCGACCTTCACCCGCCCGCGCAGCCTCGAACTCCTGGGCCATGTGAGGGACGTGATGAACGCGGCCCTCGCGGTGGGCGGCACCAGCTTCGACAGCCTCTACGTCAACGTCAACGGAGAGTCCGGCTACTTCGACCGGTCACTCGACGCGTACGGCCGTGAAGGGCTGCCCTGCAAGCGGTGCGGTACGCCGATGCGCAGGCGGCCCTGGATGAACCGGTCCAGCTACTTCTGCCCGAAGTGTCAGAGGGCGCCGCGCGTGTCGTCGTAG
- the rnc gene encoding ribonuclease III: MSTPKKNASDNTASSHTLLEGRLGYKLESALLVRALTHRSYAYENGGLPTNERLEFLGDSVLGLVVTDTLYRTHPDLPEGQLAKLRAAVVNSRALAEVGRGLDLGSFIRLGRGEEGTGGRDKASILADTLEAVIGAVYLDQGLDSAAELVHRLFDPLIEKSSNLGAGLDWKTSLQELTATEGLGVPEYLVTETGPDHEKTFTAAARVGGVSYGTGTGRSKKEAEQQAAESAWRSIKAAADERAKKAAANAAEPGADASAPA, translated from the coding sequence GTGTCCACGCCGAAGAAGAACGCATCGGACAACACGGCCTCGTCCCACACGCTGTTGGAAGGGCGGCTCGGGTACAAGCTCGAGTCCGCCCTTCTGGTGCGTGCGCTGACCCACCGCTCGTACGCGTATGAGAACGGCGGTCTGCCGACCAACGAGCGACTGGAGTTCCTCGGGGACTCCGTGCTCGGCCTCGTGGTCACGGACACGCTGTACCGAACCCACCCCGACCTGCCCGAAGGCCAGCTGGCCAAGCTGCGGGCCGCGGTGGTCAACTCGCGTGCGCTGGCGGAGGTCGGCCGCGGGCTCGACCTGGGCTCCTTCATCCGGCTCGGCCGCGGTGAAGAGGGCACGGGCGGCCGGGACAAGGCGTCCATCCTCGCCGACACCCTGGAAGCGGTGATCGGCGCGGTCTATCTCGACCAGGGCCTGGACTCGGCGGCGGAGCTGGTGCACCGCCTGTTCGACCCCCTGATCGAGAAGTCCTCGAACCTCGGAGCCGGCCTGGACTGGAAGACCAGTCTCCAGGAGCTCACCGCGACCGAGGGGCTCGGCGTGCCCGAGTACCTGGTCACGGAGACCGGCCCCGACCACGAGAAGACCTTCACTGCTGCCGCCCGCGTCGGAGGCGTCTCGTACGGCACCGGCACCGGCCGCAGCAAGAAGGAGGCGGAACAGCAGGCCGCGGAATCCGCGTGGCGGTCCATCAAGGCCGCGGCGGACGAGCGCGCCAAGAAGGCGGCCGCGAACGCCGCCGAGCCCGGCGCCGACGCGTCGGCCCCCGCCTGA
- the rpmF gene encoding 50S ribosomal protein L32, with protein MAVPKRKMSRSNTRHRRSQWKAAVPTLVACERCHEPKQQHIACPSCGTYNKRQVLEV; from the coding sequence GTGGCTGTTCCGAAGCGGAAGATGTCGCGCAGCAACACGCGCCACCGCCGGTCGCAGTGGAAGGCTGCGGTCCCCACCCTGGTTGCGTGCGAGCGCTGCCACGAGCCCAAGCAGCAGCACATCGCGTGCCCGTCTTGCGGCACCTACAACAAGCGCCAGGTCCTCGAGGTCTGA
- a CDS encoding YceD family protein produces MTARLDHRNPLVFDTHELGRRPGALQRLTRTVDAPKDFGIQGVVGVPEGAPVELELRLESVMEGVLVTGTARAQAEGECVRCLEPLQLDVEADFQEMFSYPDADDRGRVHHAEPGDDAEDDEGRLFLEDGLFDLEPVLRDAVVLALPMQPVCQEDCPGLCAECGARLADDPDHHHDAVDIRWAALQGLADSLEPGDKDEKSGAEAGVDEKQEK; encoded by the coding sequence GTGACAGCCCGCCTCGACCACCGCAACCCTCTCGTGTTCGACACGCACGAGCTGGGTCGGCGGCCCGGTGCGCTGCAGCGCCTGACCCGTACGGTCGACGCCCCCAAGGACTTCGGTATCCAGGGAGTCGTCGGAGTGCCGGAAGGCGCCCCGGTGGAGCTCGAACTCCGGCTCGAGTCGGTCATGGAAGGGGTGCTTGTCACAGGCACCGCCCGTGCACAGGCCGAGGGGGAGTGCGTAAGGTGTCTGGAGCCGCTTCAGCTCGACGTGGAAGCGGACTTCCAGGAGATGTTCTCGTACCCTGACGCCGACGACCGGGGCCGCGTGCACCATGCGGAACCCGGCGACGACGCCGAGGACGACGAGGGCAGGCTCTTCCTCGAGGACGGCCTGTTCGACCTCGAACCGGTGCTGCGTGATGCGGTGGTGCTCGCACTGCCGATGCAGCCGGTGTGCCAGGAAGACTGCCCGGGACTGTGCGCCGAGTGCGGAGCACGTCTCGCGGACGACCCGGACCACCACCACGACGCCGTCGACATCCGTTGGGCGGCACTGCAGGGACTCGCCGATTCACTCGAACCCGGCGATAAGGACGAGAAGAGCGGCGCCGAAGCGGGCGTCGACGAGAAGCAGGAGAAGTAG
- a CDS encoding cell division initiation protein produces the protein MDVQKKLDEIVTAVSGARSMPMSASCVVNRAELLSLLEEVRAALPGSLAQAQELIGDREQMVEQARQEAERIIHSAHAERGSLISDTEVARRSQAEADRIVAEARKEAEDIRAEADDYVDSKLANFEVVLTKTLGSVGRGREKLLGTGPGLDEQGYEDEDAPERSHDPETLRRTADQYVDAKLGAFEAVLAKTLEAVGRGRQKLHGRIATDDLGALADDDSSVRHSSDADYLADLAALAEQDTPAAPAEQPAAVPPQPQYDPQTVQSAYGYQQQTADPYGGYQQGYGGQQDPYGYQQAQQADPYAYQGYEGQQAAYDPQQAAQQPQQPQQSYAALDETSLFDTSMITPEQLRAYEQGRGQ, from the coding sequence GTGGACGTACAGAAGAAGCTCGACGAGATCGTCACGGCGGTCTCAGGTGCCCGTTCGATGCCGATGTCGGCCTCGTGCGTGGTGAACCGCGCCGAACTGCTCTCGTTGCTCGAAGAGGTCCGTGCGGCGCTGCCCGGCTCCCTCGCCCAGGCCCAGGAGCTGATCGGCGACCGCGAGCAGATGGTCGAGCAGGCCCGTCAGGAGGCCGAGCGGATCATCCACTCCGCGCACGCCGAGCGCGGCTCCCTGATCTCCGACACCGAGGTCGCCCGCCGCTCCCAGGCCGAGGCCGACCGGATCGTCGCCGAGGCCCGCAAGGAGGCCGAGGACATCCGCGCGGAGGCCGACGACTACGTCGACTCCAAGCTCGCCAACTTCGAGGTCGTCCTCACCAAGACCCTCGGCTCCGTGGGCCGCGGCCGCGAGAAGCTCCTCGGCACCGGCCCGGGCCTCGACGAGCAGGGCTACGAGGACGAGGACGCCCCCGAGCGCAGCCACGACCCGGAGACCCTGCGCCGCACCGCCGACCAGTACGTCGACGCCAAGCTCGGCGCCTTCGAGGCCGTCCTCGCCAAGACCCTGGAGGCCGTCGGCCGCGGCCGGCAGAAGCTGCACGGCCGTATCGCCACCGACGACCTCGGCGCCCTCGCCGACGACGACAGCAGCGTCCGGCACTCCAGCGACGCCGACTACCTCGCCGACCTCGCCGCGCTCGCGGAGCAGGACACCCCGGCGGCCCCCGCCGAGCAGCCGGCCGCCGTACCGCCGCAGCCGCAGTACGACCCGCAGACCGTGCAGTCCGCGTACGGCTACCAGCAGCAGACCGCCGATCCGTACGGCGGCTACCAGCAGGGCTACGGCGGCCAGCAGGACCCCTACGGCTACCAGCAGGCCCAGCAGGCCGATCCCTACGCCTATCAGGGCTACGAGGGCCAGCAGGCGGCGTACGACCCTCAGCAGGCGGCACAGCAGCCCCAGCAGCCCCAGCAGTCCTACGCCGCCCTCGACGAGACCAGCCTCTTCGACACCAGCATGATCACCCCGGAGCAGTTGAGGGCGTACGAACAGGGACGCGGCCAGTAA
- the coaD gene encoding pantetheine-phosphate adenylyltransferase yields MRRAVCPGSFDPITNGHLDIIARASRLYDEVYVAVMINKAKKGLFEVDERLDLIRQVTAEYGNVRVEAFHGLLVDFCKQRDIPAIVKGLRAVSDFDYELQMAQMNNGLSGVETLFVPTNPTYSFLSSSLVKEVATWGGDVSHLVPPAVLEALNKRLRQG; encoded by the coding sequence GTGCGCCGCGCCGTCTGTCCCGGGTCATTCGACCCGATCACCAACGGACATCTCGACATCATTGCCCGCGCCTCCAGGCTGTACGACGAGGTCTACGTCGCCGTCATGATCAACAAGGCCAAGAAGGGCCTGTTCGAGGTCGACGAGCGGCTCGACCTGATCCGCCAGGTCACCGCCGAGTACGGCAACGTCCGCGTCGAGGCCTTCCACGGCCTCCTCGTCGACTTCTGCAAGCAGCGCGACATCCCGGCCATCGTCAAGGGCCTGCGCGCGGTCAGCGACTTCGACTACGAGCTGCAGATGGCGCAGATGAACAACGGTCTGTCGGGCGTGGAGACGCTGTTCGTGCCGACCAACCCCACCTACAGCTTCCTGTCCTCCTCCCTTGTGAAGGAGGTGGCCACTTGGGGCGGCGACGTCTCCCACCTTGTGCCGCCGGCGGTCCTGGAGGCCCTCAACAAGCGTCTGCGCCAAGGCTGA
- the rsmD gene encoding 16S rRNA (guanine(966)-N(2))-methyltransferase RsmD yields the protein MTRVIAGAAGGRRLAVPPGTGTRPTSDRAREGLFSTWQSLLGGPLEGERVLDLYAGSGAVGLEALSRGAGHTLLVEADARAARVVRENVKALGLPGAEVRSGKAEQFIQAPAPAEPYDIVFLDPPYRVTDHDLREILLTLRSGGWLASDALVTVERSTRGGEFRWPDGFEAIRARRYGEGTFWYGRAAAIGDNASTCEDAR from the coding sequence ATGACCCGCGTGATCGCCGGCGCAGCCGGCGGACGTCGTCTAGCCGTGCCGCCCGGCACCGGAACCCGGCCCACATCAGACCGCGCACGCGAGGGTCTCTTCTCCACCTGGCAGTCCCTGCTGGGCGGCCCCCTGGAGGGCGAGCGGGTCCTCGACCTCTACGCCGGCTCAGGAGCAGTCGGCCTGGAGGCACTGTCCCGCGGCGCCGGCCACACCCTCCTCGTCGAGGCCGATGCCCGAGCCGCCCGCGTCGTCCGCGAGAACGTCAAGGCTCTCGGCCTCCCCGGCGCCGAGGTGAGGTCGGGCAAAGCCGAACAGTTCATCCAGGCCCCGGCGCCGGCCGAGCCGTACGACATCGTCTTCCTCGACCCGCCGTACAGAGTCACAGATCACGATCTTCGCGAGATTCTGCTCACACTCCGCTCAGGGGGCTGGCTCGCGTCGGACGCGCTCGTCACCGTGGAGCGCAGCACCAGAGGCGGGGAGTTCCGATGGCCGGACGGCTTCGAAGCGATCCGGGCCCGTCGCTACGGCGAGGGAACGTTTTGGTACGGTCGCGCCGCCGCCATCGGCGACAACGCCTCTACGTGCGAAGACGCACGATGA